Proteins from a genomic interval of Fuerstiella sp.:
- a CDS encoding DUF1926 domain-containing protein, translating to MAGTLRLILALHNHQPIGNFDGIFEQSYQESYQPFLNVVTDYPEIRFSLHISGSLLDWLEKHRPEYIDHVRSLAERGQVEIIGGAFYEPILSNIPRRDRIGQIRTFTQHLEKMFGTSIHGMWMPERVWEQSFAGDLTAAGVRYTILDDHHFRSAGMNQYQLFGYHVTEDEGRLLAIFPGSEHLRYLIPFRSPEETITYLRDIADRHDNAIVVLGDDGEKFGAWPETHKHVYEDGWLRRFLQTLRDNSNWLKVTTPGETLDQVKPQGLFYIPDASYREMTEWVLDSTTQQDLQRLSHIEGDENWQRLQQFLRGGFWRNFRVKYPESNEMYARMLEISSRLAEAERDAGSEAGELTEIRRLLYQGQCNCSYWHGAFGGLYLPHLRNAVYSSLIEADNQLEHRTQTSNEWLDVCTGDYNLDTQEEVRLSNHRMAAYFSPSTGGHLYEWDIRSCRVNLLATLNRRVEPYHQKIIDHAEKLRQCDGSQESGVSSIHDIVRFKQPDLDRKLSYDNWPRKSLVDHFLQPDITGETFREGSGLLSSFATAAYRPAVRHENHQIVLEMFCRGSLSDYEVGIRKTVTMSRQRPGELMVRYQLEDLPGHVPLHFAVEFNFATMPGGASDRYFFDETGEQLGTLDTHIDVPSSSRLGLIDEWQGLDITVEWTQNGGVWAFPIETISQSESGFELVHQSVTVAPHWNLVAPESGPWTVDLCLKVNTSLARARQLAGLSEQRRDAGIGSELVPETVD from the coding sequence ATGGCAGGAACTCTGCGTCTGATTCTGGCGCTGCACAATCATCAGCCGATCGGAAATTTCGACGGCATTTTTGAACAGTCATATCAGGAAAGCTATCAGCCGTTCCTGAATGTCGTGACCGACTATCCGGAAATCAGATTTTCCCTGCATATATCAGGGAGTCTGCTTGACTGGCTTGAGAAACACCGCCCCGAATACATTGATCATGTTCGGTCACTCGCTGAACGTGGCCAGGTCGAGATCATCGGCGGTGCGTTTTATGAGCCCATTTTGTCGAATATCCCGCGTCGTGACCGTATTGGTCAGATTCGTACGTTCACTCAGCATCTTGAAAAAATGTTCGGAACCTCCATCCACGGGATGTGGATGCCCGAACGTGTCTGGGAACAGTCGTTTGCCGGTGACCTGACTGCCGCCGGTGTTCGATACACGATACTGGATGACCATCATTTCCGTAGTGCCGGTATGAATCAGTATCAGCTGTTCGGGTACCACGTCACTGAAGATGAAGGGCGTCTGCTTGCGATTTTTCCCGGCAGTGAACACCTGCGATACCTGATTCCCTTCCGTAGTCCGGAAGAAACAATCACCTACCTGAGAGACATTGCGGACCGTCATGACAATGCCATCGTTGTACTGGGGGATGACGGAGAAAAATTCGGTGCCTGGCCTGAAACACATAAACATGTCTATGAGGACGGCTGGCTGCGACGTTTTCTGCAGACATTACGAGACAACAGCAACTGGCTGAAAGTAACAACACCAGGCGAAACACTTGACCAGGTGAAGCCTCAGGGGCTGTTTTATATACCGGATGCCAGCTATCGGGAGATGACTGAGTGGGTACTGGACAGCACGACACAGCAGGATCTGCAGCGTCTGAGCCACATAGAAGGGGACGAAAACTGGCAGCGGTTACAACAGTTTCTTCGGGGAGGATTCTGGCGCAACTTCAGAGTCAAGTACCCTGAAAGCAACGAGATGTATGCCCGGATGCTGGAGATTAGCTCAAGGCTGGCAGAAGCCGAACGGGATGCGGGAAGCGAAGCTGGTGAGCTGACCGAAATTCGCCGGTTGTTATATCAGGGTCAGTGTAACTGCAGCTACTGGCACGGTGCATTTGGCGGCCTGTACCTCCCACATCTTCGCAATGCAGTCTACTCCAGTCTGATTGAAGCGGATAATCAGCTGGAACATCGTACTCAGACTTCAAACGAATGGCTGGACGTCTGTACGGGCGATTACAATCTGGATACTCAAGAGGAAGTTCGCCTGAGCAACCACAGAATGGCTGCCTATTTTAGCCCGTCCACCGGCGGCCATTTGTATGAATGGGACATTCGCAGCTGTCGGGTGAACCTGCTGGCCACGCTCAATCGGCGAGTGGAACCCTATCACCAAAAAATCATTGACCACGCAGAGAAACTGCGACAGTGCGACGGCTCTCAGGAATCCGGCGTGTCCAGTATTCATGACATCGTCCGATTCAAACAGCCGGATCTGGACCGCAAGCTGAGTTATGACAACTGGCCGCGCAAAAGTCTGGTAGACCATTTTCTACAGCCGGACATTACCGGAGAGACGTTTCGTGAAGGCAGTGGCCTTTTGTCTTCGTTTGCAACAGCAGCGTACCGTCCAGCGGTCCGGCACGAAAACCACCAGATCGTACTGGAAATGTTCTGCCGTGGCAGTCTCAGTGATTATGAAGTCGGAATTCGAAAAACAGTAACAATGTCCCGACAGCGCCCGGGTGAATTAATGGTCAGGTATCAACTGGAAGATCTGCCAGGACATGTCCCGCTGCATTTTGCTGTCGAATTCAATTTTGCCACCATGCCGGGAGGCGCTTCAGACCGCTACTTTTTCGATGAAACGGGTGAGCAACTGGGAACACTCGATACACATATCGATGTACCGTCCTCATCTCGTCTGGGACTTATCGATGAATGGCAGGGCCTGGACATAACCGTGGAATGGACTCAGAACGGCGGAGTCTGGGCTTTTCCCATCGAAACCATCAGTCAGTCAGAGTCCGGATTTGAGCTTGTGCATCAGAGCGTGACTGTAGCTCCACACTGGAATCTGGTGGCTCCGGAATCGGGTCCGTGGACGGTCGATCTGTGTCTGAAGGTCAACACATCGCTTGCCCGGGCACGTCAACTGGCCGGACTCAGTGAACAGCGCCGTGATGCCGGTATCGGAAGTGAATTAGTTCCCGAAACGGTCGACTGA